A portion of the Streptomyces sp. NBC_00376 genome contains these proteins:
- a CDS encoding class F sortase: protein MPRTSPSPSLRRALLPVLACLLLAGCSAEAVDDSSTAAPGAAASTAPDAPKQTGTKGAGKSDGTHSSTAVPVSVSIPSLGIHSELMRLGLNQDGTVEVPPAEKGMTAGWYTGGATPGEPGAAVIIGHNDTRYGKAVFHDLKEIDKGADIAVRNDRGAELHFRVTGTETVSKKAFPTEKVYGATGTRALRLITCDGAFDAQGHPVDNLIVYANRS from the coding sequence ATGCCCCGTACCTCGCCCTCGCCCTCGCTCCGACGCGCCCTGCTTCCGGTGCTCGCCTGCCTCCTTCTCGCCGGTTGCTCCGCCGAGGCCGTGGACGACTCGTCCACCGCCGCACCCGGCGCCGCCGCGAGCACCGCTCCCGACGCCCCGAAGCAGACCGGTACGAAGGGAGCGGGCAAGTCCGACGGTACCCACTCCTCCACAGCCGTCCCCGTCAGCGTCAGCATCCCGTCGCTCGGCATCCACAGCGAGCTGATGCGCCTCGGCCTCAACCAGGACGGCACCGTCGAAGTCCCGCCCGCCGAGAAGGGCATGACCGCAGGCTGGTACACCGGCGGCGCCACTCCCGGCGAGCCCGGTGCCGCGGTCATCATCGGACACAACGACACCCGCTACGGGAAGGCCGTGTTCCACGATCTGAAGGAGATCGACAAGGGGGCGGACATAGCCGTCCGCAACGACCGCGGCGCGGAACTCCACTTCCGGGTCACCGGCACCGAGACCGTGAGCAAGAAGGCGTTCCCGACCGAGAAGGTCTACGGTGCCACCGGCACACGCGCCCTGCGCCTCATCACCTGCGACGGCGCCTTCGACGCCCAGGGCCACCCGGTGGACAACCTCATCGTCTACGCGAACCGGAGCTGA
- a CDS encoding ATP-grasp domain-containing protein, translating into MLTDKPDHPLLVAAAAALTGAKHQVKFLNPDAGTGSPSQPPAPDDLADVYLLKAHTHRALALARLLEGLGARVVNSAAATELCQDRSRIAAVAEGAGLPMPRTWTLNALSEALHGPEPAESGYPLMVKSRHSRRGDLVARVDGPAGLRALAAEWSDEPVVLQEFIANSGWDHKLWVIAGEVFAGVRPAAVGAPPGGARSAPLIRDLPQSWTRLALRTGDVLGLDVYGVDLLDREGAPVVVDINAFPGIRGPEGAPEALAALALRPRPGPPGYEA; encoded by the coding sequence GTGCTGACCGACAAGCCGGATCATCCGCTGCTCGTCGCGGCCGCCGCCGCGCTGACCGGGGCGAAGCACCAGGTGAAGTTCCTGAACCCGGACGCCGGAACGGGATCGCCTTCGCAACCGCCGGCCCCGGACGATCTCGCCGACGTCTACCTCCTCAAGGCCCATACCCACCGGGCACTCGCGCTGGCCCGTCTCCTCGAAGGGCTTGGCGCCCGGGTGGTGAACTCCGCTGCCGCGACGGAGCTGTGCCAGGACAGGAGCCGGATCGCCGCCGTGGCGGAAGGCGCCGGTCTGCCGATGCCCCGCACATGGACACTGAACGCGCTGTCCGAAGCCCTCCACGGACCGGAGCCGGCCGAGAGCGGCTATCCACTCATGGTCAAGAGCCGCCACAGCCGCCGCGGGGACCTGGTCGCCCGCGTGGACGGCCCCGCCGGTCTCCGGGCCCTCGCTGCAGAGTGGTCCGACGAGCCCGTCGTGCTGCAGGAGTTCATCGCGAACAGCGGCTGGGACCACAAGCTGTGGGTGATCGCGGGAGAGGTGTTCGCAGGCGTGCGCCCCGCGGCTGTGGGCGCACCGCCGGGCGGCGCGCGGTCCGCCCCGCTGATACGCGACCTGCCGCAGAGCTGGACCCGGCTCGCCCTGCGCACGGGAGACGTCCTCGGCCTGGACGTCTACGGTGTCGACCTGCTGGACCGCGAGGGGGCGCCCGTGGTCGTCGACATCAACGCCTTCCCGGGCATCCGCGGCCCGGAGGGCGCCCCGGAGGCGTTGGCGGCCCTGGCGCTGCGCCCCCGGCCCGGCCCTCCCGGCTACGAGGCCTGA
- a CDS encoding ATP-grasp domain-containing protein → MKLCFLVEELYRHDGMPLDVVRQLTSWGHQVDVVRPGGSLLRISEEVRAGTHDAWVLKTVSGGPGLTLLEAAAAVGLTTVNDARSIRAVRDKVLASVIARQHGLPVPVTYSAPRATLFADVPEELFPLVVKPADGSSGRGVRLVSEPGRLADAEQADEGQLIAQPYVSNAGSDLKVYCLAGEFHATVRRSPLHPDAPVDERAVPLPAEVAEAAAKVGAVFGLDLYGIDVVLGPDGPVIVDINDFPSFRQVPDAASRLAGAVLELARTGGTDRRGAIAPAPRVPVQPEISHARHRPHPTVGPEAAMVAAVPEGARI, encoded by the coding sequence ATGAAGCTCTGCTTCCTCGTCGAAGAGCTGTACCGGCATGACGGCATGCCGCTCGACGTCGTCCGGCAACTGACGTCGTGGGGACACCAGGTGGACGTGGTGCGCCCCGGCGGCTCACTCCTGCGGATATCGGAGGAGGTGCGGGCGGGGACCCACGACGCCTGGGTACTCAAGACCGTGTCCGGCGGCCCCGGGCTCACCCTGCTGGAGGCCGCGGCGGCGGTGGGACTGACCACGGTGAACGACGCGCGGTCGATCCGCGCGGTACGTGACAAGGTCCTCGCCTCGGTCATCGCCCGGCAGCACGGGCTGCCGGTCCCGGTGACCTATTCGGCACCGAGGGCCACACTCTTCGCGGACGTGCCCGAGGAACTCTTCCCCCTGGTGGTCAAGCCCGCGGACGGCAGCTCGGGGCGCGGGGTACGGCTCGTGTCGGAGCCGGGGCGGCTGGCGGACGCGGAGCAGGCGGACGAGGGGCAGCTCATCGCGCAGCCCTACGTGTCCAATGCGGGCTCCGACCTCAAGGTCTACTGTCTCGCGGGCGAGTTCCACGCGACCGTGCGCCGCTCCCCGCTCCACCCGGACGCGCCGGTCGACGAGAGAGCCGTCCCGCTGCCCGCCGAAGTGGCCGAGGCGGCGGCGAAGGTGGGAGCGGTCTTCGGCCTCGATCTCTACGGCATCGACGTGGTGCTCGGCCCGGACGGCCCCGTGATCGTCGACATCAACGACTTCCCGAGTTTCCGCCAGGTCCCGGACGCCGCATCCCGTTTGGCCGGAGCCGTACTCGAGCTGGCCAGGACCGGCGGCACGGACCGGAGGGGCGCGATCGCCCCCGCCCCGCGCGTTCCCGTGCAGCCGGAGATCTCCCACGCACGGCACCGTCCGCACCCCACCGTCGGCCCCGAAGCGGCCATGGTGGCTGCCGTACCGGAAGGCGCGCGGATATGA
- the rbsD gene encoding D-ribose pyranase, whose protein sequence is MKKAGILNRHLAGALAELGHGDGVLICDVGMPIPLGPRVVDLAFRAGVPSFAQVLDGLLDELVVEGATAAHEVTEANPEAARLLDDRLPGLVHIPHDELKALSAGARLVVRTGEARPYANVLLRCGVFF, encoded by the coding sequence GTGAAGAAGGCAGGAATTCTCAACCGGCACCTCGCGGGGGCCCTGGCCGAACTGGGCCACGGCGACGGAGTGCTGATCTGCGACGTGGGCATGCCCATCCCGCTCGGCCCCCGCGTCGTCGACCTGGCCTTCCGGGCCGGCGTCCCGTCGTTCGCCCAGGTGCTCGACGGCCTGCTGGACGAACTCGTGGTGGAGGGAGCGACGGCGGCCCACGAGGTCACGGAGGCCAACCCGGAGGCCGCGCGTCTCCTGGACGACCGCCTCCCGGGACTCGTCCACATACCCCACGACGAACTCAAGGCACTCTCCGCGGGAGCCCGGCTGGTGGTACGGACGGGGGAGGCGCGGCCGTACGCGAACGTGCTCCTGCGGTGCGGGGTCTTCTTCTGA
- a CDS encoding ribokinase: protein MHVNDQDRYDLLVVGSANADLVVGVERRPAAGETVLGSDLAVHPGGKGGNQAVAAARLGARTALLARVGDDAHGRLLMESQKAAGVETAGVLVGGAPTGVALITVDPSGDNSIVVSPGANARLTPQDIRAAGPLFAAARVVSVQLEIPLETVAEVAAAMSADTRLVLNPSPPAPLPDHVLAACDPLVVNEHEARYMLGDDAGSTPEEWARALLGLGPQSVVVTLGAAGALVADGRTGEVVTVPSLKVEAVDTTGAGDAFTAALAWRLGLGEELAQAAAFAVRVGAAAVTRQGAQASFPTAHEVPAP, encoded by the coding sequence ATGCACGTCAACGATCAGGACCGGTACGACCTGCTGGTCGTGGGCTCCGCCAATGCCGACCTGGTCGTCGGCGTCGAACGGCGCCCCGCCGCCGGTGAGACCGTGCTCGGCTCCGACCTGGCCGTCCACCCGGGCGGCAAGGGCGGGAACCAGGCGGTCGCCGCCGCCCGCCTCGGAGCCCGCACGGCACTGCTGGCCCGGGTCGGGGACGACGCGCACGGCCGACTGCTGATGGAGTCGCAGAAGGCGGCGGGCGTCGAGACCGCCGGCGTCCTCGTGGGCGGGGCCCCCACCGGGGTCGCGCTGATCACGGTGGACCCCTCGGGTGACAACAGCATCGTGGTGTCGCCGGGGGCCAACGCCCGCCTCACCCCGCAGGACATCCGGGCGGCAGGCCCGCTGTTCGCTGCCGCCCGGGTCGTCTCCGTACAGCTGGAGATCCCGCTGGAGACGGTCGCCGAGGTGGCCGCCGCGATGTCGGCCGATACTCGGCTGGTGCTGAACCCGTCCCCGCCCGCGCCGCTGCCCGATCATGTGCTGGCCGCCTGCGACCCCCTGGTGGTCAACGAGCACGAGGCGCGCTACATGCTGGGCGACGACGCGGGCAGCACACCCGAGGAGTGGGCGCGCGCACTGCTGGGTCTCGGCCCGCAGTCGGTCGTGGTCACGCTGGGGGCGGCGGGGGCGCTCGTCGCGGACGGCCGCACGGGCGAGGTGGTGACCGTGCCGAGCCTCAAGGTCGAAGCAGTGGACACGACCGGGGCGGGCGACGCCTTCACGGCAGCACTGGCCTGGCGGCTCGGCCTCGGCGAGGAACTCGCCCAGGCCGCCGCGTTCGCCGTGCGGGTGGGGGCGGCGGCCGTCACCAGGCAGGGCGCGCAGGCGTCCTTCCCGACCGCCCACGAGGTCCCGGCCCCGTGA
- a CDS encoding ABC transporter permease/substrate-binding protein, with product MATDTLKSDTGASGAAGRTVRRLLLDNGALSALVVLLVAMSLLSGDFLTTQNLLNVGVQAAVTAILAFGVTFVIVSAGIDLSVGSVAALSATVLAWSATSQGLPVWLALVLAVVTGIACGFVNGALVSYGKLPPFIATLAMLSIARGLSLVISQGKPIDFPGSVSVLGDTLGGWLPVPVLVMVVMGLIAALILARTYIGRSMYAIGGNEEAARLSGLRVKRQKLAIYALSGLFAAVAGVVLASRLTSAQPQAAQGYELDAIAAVVIGGASLAGGVGKASGTLIGALILAVLRNGLNLLSVSAFWQQVVIGVVIALAVLLDTVRRKAGSGAVAPGGSSAAPGSPGSGRKGAGAVKFGITALCVAVVVGAVSYFNSGSSGGNTKVGMSLSTLNNPFFVQMKAGAQAEAKTAGVDLTVTDAQNDASQQANQLQNFTSSGMKSIIVNPVDSDAAGPAVRGANKADIPVVAADRGVNKARTATLVASDNVAGGRLAAKALADRLGGKGGIVVLQGTAGTSASRERGAGFAEGLKAYPGIKVVAKQPADFDRTKGLDVMTNLLQSHPGITGVFAENDEMALGAVRALGSKAGKSVSVVGFDGTPDGLKAVGAGTLYASVAQQPKELGRIAVQNAVKAAEGKKVDSTVKVPVKVVTKNNVADFS from the coding sequence GTGGCCACTGACACGCTCAAGAGCGATACGGGCGCCAGTGGCGCCGCAGGGCGCACGGTCCGCCGGCTCCTGCTCGACAACGGCGCACTGAGCGCCCTGGTCGTACTCCTGGTGGCGATGTCGCTGCTCTCCGGCGACTTCCTGACCACGCAGAACCTGCTGAACGTCGGTGTACAGGCCGCCGTCACCGCGATCCTCGCCTTCGGTGTCACCTTCGTCATCGTCTCGGCGGGCATCGATCTGTCCGTCGGCTCGGTGGCCGCGCTCTCCGCGACGGTCCTCGCCTGGTCGGCCACCTCGCAGGGGCTGCCGGTCTGGCTGGCGCTCGTCCTCGCCGTCGTCACCGGAATCGCCTGCGGTTTCGTCAACGGGGCCCTCGTCTCGTACGGCAAACTGCCGCCGTTCATCGCGACCCTGGCGATGCTGTCGATCGCGCGAGGTCTGTCCCTGGTCATCTCCCAGGGGAAGCCGATCGACTTCCCCGGCTCGGTCTCCGTGCTCGGCGACACGCTCGGTGGCTGGCTGCCCGTCCCCGTCCTCGTGATGGTCGTGATGGGACTGATCGCGGCGCTGATCCTGGCCCGCACCTACATCGGCCGTTCGATGTACGCCATCGGCGGCAACGAGGAGGCGGCCCGCCTCTCCGGACTGCGCGTCAAGCGGCAGAAGCTGGCCATCTACGCCCTCTCCGGGCTCTTCGCCGCCGTCGCGGGCGTCGTCCTCGCCTCCCGGCTGACCTCCGCGCAGCCGCAGGCCGCGCAGGGGTACGAACTCGACGCGATCGCCGCGGTCGTCATCGGCGGCGCCAGCCTCGCCGGCGGTGTCGGGAAGGCGTCCGGGACGCTGATCGGCGCGCTCATCCTCGCCGTGCTGCGCAACGGGCTGAACCTCCTCTCCGTGTCCGCCTTCTGGCAGCAGGTCGTCATCGGTGTCGTCATCGCCCTCGCGGTGCTGCTGGACACCGTCCGCCGCAAGGCCGGATCCGGAGCCGTCGCACCGGGCGGTTCGTCCGCCGCGCCGGGCTCGCCGGGATCCGGCCGCAAGGGGGCGGGCGCGGTCAAGTTCGGCATCACCGCACTGTGCGTGGCCGTCGTCGTCGGCGCGGTGTCCTACTTCAACTCCGGTTCCTCCGGCGGCAACACCAAGGTGGGCATGTCGCTCTCCACGCTCAACAACCCCTTCTTCGTGCAGATGAAGGCGGGCGCGCAGGCGGAGGCGAAGACGGCCGGGGTCGACCTCACCGTCACCGATGCGCAGAACGACGCCTCGCAGCAGGCCAACCAGCTCCAGAACTTCACTAGTTCGGGCATGAAGTCGATCATCGTCAATCCGGTGGACTCGGATGCGGCGGGCCCCGCCGTCCGGGGCGCCAACAAGGCGGACATCCCGGTGGTCGCCGCCGACCGAGGGGTCAACAAGGCACGGACCGCGACGCTCGTGGCATCCGACAACGTCGCCGGTGGCAGGCTCGCCGCCAAGGCGCTGGCCGACCGGCTCGGCGGCAAGGGCGGCATCGTCGTGCTGCAGGGGACGGCCGGTACCTCGGCCAGCCGTGAGCGCGGCGCGGGCTTCGCCGAGGGGCTCAAGGCGTATCCGGGCATCAAGGTCGTGGCCAAGCAGCCGGCGGACTTCGACCGCACGAAGGGGCTGGACGTCATGACCAACCTGCTCCAGTCCCACCCCGGGATCACCGGTGTCTTCGCCGAGAACGACGAGATGGCGCTCGGTGCGGTCCGGGCGCTCGGCAGCAAGGCGGGCAAATCGGTCTCCGTCGTCGGATTCGACGGAACTCCCGACGGTCTGAAGGCGGTTGGTGCGGGAACGCTGTACGCGTCCGTGGCCCAGCAGCCGAAGGAACTGGGCCGGATCGCCGTGCAGAACGCGGTGAAGGCCGCTGAGGGCAAGAAGGTCGACAGCACGGTGAAGGTGCCGGTCAAGGTCGTCACCAAGAACAACGTCGCCGATTTCTCCTGA
- a CDS encoding sugar ABC transporter ATP-binding protein: MSKPDELLRIEGVRKTFPGVVALDSVDFDLRSGEVHVLLGENGAGKSTLIKMLSGAYRPDSGRIFAQGREVRIHSAQDAERLGIATIYQEFNLVPDLTVAENIFLGRQPRRFGMIDRRRMEADAEVLLRRVGLHVSPKAKVRELGIARLQMVEIAKALSLDARVLIMDEPTAVLTSEEVDKLFRIVRQLREDGVGVVFITHHLEEIAALGDRVTVLRDGRSIDRVPASTPEAELVQLMVGRSIDQQYPRERPETGEPLLAVRGLTRNGVFHDISFEVRAGEVVGLAGLVGAGRTEVARAVFGADPYDGGTVDVLGERLAKHDVTAAMGAGIGLVPEDRKGQGLVLDASVQENLGLVTLRSASRSGLVDLKGQRLAAARIAEQLGVRMAGLGQHVRTLSGGNQQKVVIGKWLLADTRVLILDEPTRGIDVGAKVEIYQLINELTASGHAVLMISSDLPEVLGMSDRVLVMSQGRIAGELPAHEATQDAVMALAVSAAPMTHLPAGPTGPAANEEESPRGH; encoded by the coding sequence GTGAGCAAGCCGGACGAGTTGCTGCGCATCGAAGGCGTACGCAAGACCTTCCCCGGTGTGGTCGCGCTGGACAGCGTCGACTTCGACCTGCGCAGCGGCGAGGTGCATGTCCTGCTCGGCGAGAACGGAGCGGGCAAGAGCACCCTCATCAAGATGCTCTCCGGTGCCTACCGCCCGGACAGCGGGCGGATCTTCGCCCAGGGGCGCGAGGTCCGCATCCACAGCGCGCAGGACGCCGAACGGCTCGGCATCGCGACGATCTACCAGGAGTTCAACCTGGTGCCCGATCTGACGGTCGCCGAGAACATCTTCCTCGGCCGGCAGCCGCGCCGTTTCGGGATGATCGACCGCCGCCGCATGGAGGCGGACGCCGAGGTGCTGCTGCGCCGGGTCGGCCTGCACGTCTCGCCGAAGGCCAAGGTCCGTGAACTGGGCATCGCCAGGCTCCAGATGGTGGAGATCGCCAAGGCGCTCAGTCTGGACGCGCGTGTCCTGATCATGGACGAGCCGACCGCGGTCCTCACCTCGGAAGAGGTCGACAAGCTCTTCCGGATCGTGCGGCAGCTGCGCGAGGACGGGGTCGGGGTCGTCTTCATCACCCACCACCTCGAAGAGATCGCGGCGCTCGGCGACCGGGTCACGGTGTTGCGCGACGGCCGGAGCATCGACCGGGTCCCGGCCTCGACGCCCGAGGCGGAGCTCGTACAGCTGATGGTGGGACGCAGCATCGACCAGCAGTACCCCCGTGAACGCCCCGAGACCGGCGAGCCGTTGCTCGCGGTGCGCGGTCTGACCCGCAACGGTGTCTTCCACGACATCAGCTTCGAGGTGCGGGCCGGTGAGGTGGTCGGTCTCGCCGGTCTCGTCGGCGCGGGCCGTACCGAGGTCGCCCGCGCCGTCTTCGGCGCCGACCCCTACGACGGCGGCACCGTGGACGTCCTCGGTGAGCGGCTGGCCAAGCACGACGTCACCGCCGCGATGGGCGCCGGGATCGGCCTCGTACCCGAGGACCGCAAGGGGCAGGGCCTGGTGCTCGACGCCTCGGTGCAGGAGAACCTCGGCCTGGTCACCCTGCGTTCGGCGAGCCGCTCCGGACTCGTCGACCTCAAGGGGCAGCGCCTGGCCGCCGCCCGGATCGCCGAACAGCTCGGCGTACGGATGGCGGGTCTCGGCCAGCACGTCCGTACGCTCTCCGGCGGCAACCAGCAGAAGGTCGTCATCGGCAAGTGGCTGCTCGCCGACACCAGAGTGCTGATCCTCGACGAGCCGACGCGCGGCATCGACGTCGGCGCCAAGGTCGAGATCTATCAGCTCATCAACGAACTGACCGCATCGGGCCACGCGGTTCTGATGATCTCCAGCGATCTGCCCGAAGTCCTCGGCATGAGCGACCGGGTGCTGGTCATGTCCCAGGGCCGGATCGCCGGAGAGCTCCCCGCGCACGAAGCCACCCAGGACGCCGTGATGGCCCTCGCCGTCAGCGCGGCCCCCATGACACATCTGCCGGCCGGCCCGACCGGTCCGGCAGCGAACGAAGAGGAGAGCCCCCGTGGCCACTGA
- a CDS encoding LacI family DNA-binding transcriptional regulator encodes MTSIKDVAAQAGVSVATVSRVLNSHPSVSPDARTRVLAAVDALGYRPNAVARSLRTDQTRTLGLVISDVLNPYFTELARFVEEEARALGYSVIIGNADERPELQDHHVRTLLDRRIDGLLVSPADGDSPLMADVARAGTPMVFVDRWMPGVDVPVVRADGRHAIRDLVAHLYALGRRRLAIIAGPAATTTGDERVEAFREALRAHELGLPEVYIGQGDFQADSGRRVTEGFLALPEPPEIVFAADNLMALGALDAIRAAGLRVPQDIGLAAFDDIPWFVHTDPPITAIAQPTGELGRAAVRALVDIVEGRSPQSVTLPARLVVRRSCGEPASDQRSNL; translated from the coding sequence GTGACGAGCATCAAGGACGTCGCGGCTCAGGCAGGGGTCTCTGTCGCCACGGTCTCCCGCGTTCTCAACAGTCATCCCTCCGTCAGCCCGGACGCGCGGACCCGGGTCCTCGCCGCCGTCGACGCCCTCGGCTACCGGCCCAACGCCGTCGCCCGTTCGCTGCGCACCGATCAGACGCGCACCCTCGGCCTGGTCATCAGTGATGTGCTCAATCCGTACTTCACCGAGCTGGCCCGCTTCGTCGAGGAGGAGGCCCGCGCCCTCGGCTACAGCGTCATCATCGGAAACGCCGACGAGCGGCCGGAGCTGCAGGACCACCACGTCCGCACGCTCCTCGACCGAAGGATCGACGGGCTCCTCGTCTCTCCCGCCGACGGCGACTCCCCGCTGATGGCGGACGTGGCGCGCGCCGGAACCCCGATGGTCTTCGTGGACCGCTGGATGCCCGGCGTCGACGTCCCCGTAGTACGCGCCGACGGCCGCCACGCGATCCGCGACCTGGTCGCCCATCTGTACGCGCTGGGCCGCCGCAGGCTCGCGATCATCGCCGGCCCCGCGGCCACCACCACGGGCGACGAGCGCGTCGAGGCCTTCCGCGAGGCGTTGCGCGCGCACGAGCTCGGCCTGCCGGAGGTCTACATCGGCCAGGGCGACTTCCAGGCGGACAGCGGCCGGCGCGTCACCGAAGGCTTCCTGGCGCTTCCCGAGCCGCCCGAGATCGTCTTCGCCGCCGACAACCTGATGGCGCTCGGCGCCCTGGACGCCATCCGCGCCGCCGGCCTGCGCGTCCCGCAGGACATCGGGCTCGCCGCATTCGACGACATCCCGTGGTTCGTCCACACCGACCCGCCGATCACCGCGATCGCCCAGCCGACCGGCGAACTCGGCCGCGCCGCCGTCCGCGCACTGGTCGACATCGTCGAGGGCCGGTCCCCGCAGTCCGTCACCCTTCCCGCCCGCCTCGTCGTACGCCGTTCCTGCGGCGAGCCCGCTTCGGACCAGAGGAGCAACTTGTGA
- a CDS encoding winged helix-turn-helix transcriptional regulator yields the protein MSTQTAAQQRAEAKASYNAFMEGCPSRQLLDRISDKWVALILAALGSDGPHRPGVDHEDGPRSMRYSELSRRLAGASQKMLTQTLRSLEVDGLVTRTVTPTVPVTVTYELTDLGLSLNHVMAGLKDWAETHMTDVLAHREEHHRRAAEH from the coding sequence ATGTCGACGCAGACGGCGGCTCAGCAGCGGGCTGAGGCGAAGGCGAGCTACAACGCGTTCATGGAGGGCTGCCCCAGCCGCCAGTTGCTGGACCGAATCTCCGACAAGTGGGTCGCGTTGATCCTCGCGGCGCTCGGCAGCGACGGCCCGCACCGCCCCGGGGTCGACCACGAGGACGGGCCCCGGTCGATGCGCTATTCCGAACTGTCCCGCCGGCTCGCGGGCGCCAGCCAGAAGATGCTCACCCAGACCCTGCGTTCCCTGGAAGTAGACGGCCTGGTCACCCGTACCGTCACGCCCACCGTGCCCGTCACCGTCACCTACGAACTGACCGACCTCGGTCTGTCCCTGAACCACGTCATGGCCGGCCTCAAGGACTGGGCCGAAACGCACATGACCGACGTACTCGCCCACCGCGAGGAACACCACCGCAGGGCAGCCGAGCACTGA
- a CDS encoding NADP-dependent oxidoreductase, producing the protein MGTATFRTAVVRIPNGPDSIEVIEAPVVEPGPGRIRVAIAAATVNPTDLGVAAGFFHSMGLVDQPEHTGLGWEFAGILDAAGPGVDLAVGTRVAGLVVGFDRDYGTYAEQIVVSAADVVPVPDELDLLSATTVPLNGLAAAQAVDLLGDTPAGAARLLVTGAAGAVGANVAVLARERGWRVTGLARTGDEEFVRGLGADFTTHAEPEWDAVVDPAQLNEEALELVRDGGAYVGLRPGLEPPAERGISVASVFTAFDGARLAGLLTRAASGELPARVHAVVPLDRAAQAHRATAKGGLRGRYIICP; encoded by the coding sequence ATGGGCACCGCCACCTTCCGCACCGCCGTCGTCCGCATCCCGAACGGGCCCGACTCGATCGAGGTCATCGAGGCGCCCGTCGTCGAGCCCGGCCCCGGCCGGATCCGCGTCGCGATCGCCGCCGCGACGGTCAACCCCACCGATCTCGGCGTCGCGGCGGGCTTCTTCCACTCGATGGGGCTGGTCGATCAGCCCGAACACACGGGCCTGGGATGGGAGTTCGCCGGCATCCTGGACGCGGCCGGGCCGGGCGTCGACCTGGCCGTCGGCACCCGGGTGGCCGGCCTGGTGGTCGGCTTCGACCGCGACTACGGCACCTACGCCGAGCAGATCGTGGTCTCGGCGGCCGACGTCGTCCCGGTCCCCGACGAGCTGGACCTGCTGTCCGCGACCACGGTCCCCCTCAACGGGCTGGCCGCCGCGCAGGCCGTCGACCTGCTCGGCGACACGCCCGCCGGGGCCGCCCGGCTGCTGGTGACCGGCGCCGCGGGGGCGGTCGGAGCGAACGTCGCCGTCCTGGCCCGGGAGCGCGGCTGGCGGGTGACCGGGCTCGCCCGCACCGGCGACGAGGAATTCGTCCGCGGCCTCGGCGCCGACTTCACCACGCACGCCGAGCCGGAATGGGACGCAGTCGTCGACCCCGCCCAGCTGAATGAAGAAGCGCTCGAGCTGGTCCGCGACGGCGGGGCCTACGTCGGGCTGCGGCCGGGCCTCGAACCGCCCGCCGAGCGCGGGATCTCGGTCGCCTCCGTGTTCACCGCCTTCGACGGCGCGCGACTGGCCGGCCTCCTCACCCGCGCCGCCTCGGGCGAACTCCCGGCCCGCGTCCACGCGGTCGTCCCCCTGGACCGGGCCGCCCAAGCCCACCGGGCCACCGCCAAGGGCGGCCTCCGCGGCCGCTACATCATCTGCCCCTGA
- a CDS encoding DUF4267 domain-containing protein — MTMKRLATVLAVLGGLFLLYTGISFLLAPQPTAEGFGLPTWPQDQGEGFLAVKGMRDIGFGLVILALLPAGQRKALGVAMAAMAVVPVGDMLIVLNAGGPAATAYGVHGLAAATVAVTAGLLLRERPAAA; from the coding sequence ATGACCATGAAGCGCCTCGCCACCGTCCTCGCCGTCCTCGGCGGCCTGTTCCTCCTCTACACCGGGATCAGCTTCCTGCTCGCACCGCAGCCGACGGCCGAAGGGTTCGGGCTGCCGACCTGGCCGCAGGACCAGGGGGAGGGCTTCCTGGCGGTCAAGGGCATGCGGGACATCGGCTTCGGACTGGTGATACTCGCGCTGCTGCCGGCCGGGCAGCGCAAGGCGCTCGGGGTGGCGATGGCGGCAATGGCCGTCGTCCCGGTCGGCGACATGCTGATCGTGCTGAACGCAGGCGGCCCGGCGGCGACCGCGTACGGCGTCCACGGACTGGCTGCGGCGACGGTCGCCGTGACCGCGGGACTGCTGCTGCGCGAACGGCCGGCAGCCGCCTGA